TAATAGAAAATATGACTAAAATACGCTCCTCATCGAACTCTAGTACAGGAGCCAAAGTGGAACAGTGGAACAGTGGAACGGCGTCTTAGAGCTATTGGCGGCAGTTGATCAGGGAACCCTATCTAAAGCAGCAAAACACTTGGGCGTTTCTCCCAGCCATGTGACAAAGCGAATTCAAGGACTAGAAGAGCGGCTGGGAATCAAGCTGCTAGCCCGGTCGACTCGATCGCTTAATTTAACGGAGATTGGTGAGCAATACTATGCAACAATGAAGCCCCTCGTCAACTCCTTAGAAGATCAAAATCGCTATTTTACTGAGCTTCAGAATGGCGAGCGGGGCATCTTAAAAATCAGTGCTCCTCTGGGAGTGGGTGAAGATTTATTGATGGAAAGCATCACCGAGTTTTCTAATCGGTATCCAAATATTCAATTGACCCTCGATTTTTCCACGAGAACGATCAATCTTATCGAGGAGAAATTTGACTTAGCGCTACGTCTTTCGTCGAGGCTGGATGGGGGAATGGTTGCGAAAAAAGTCCTTGAAACCCAGTATCATCTGCTGGCATCTCCTGAATACTTTTCCAAGATGGGAAGGCCTCAAGATCCATCCGAACTGAGCGAGCACTTAGGTCTGGCATTTTCACAGCCAGATTCAAATAAACCGATCCAATGGCAGTTTGCTAGCCCTGAGTCAGGGGAACGGTTCAATGTTGGTATCACAGCGAAAATTCGCAGCAACTCGGTCAAGTCTCTCGTACGAGGTGCGATTAAAGGTGCAGGGATAATCTATGCTTCCCGATTCTTCGTGGAAGATGCCCTGCGCGATGGTTTATTAGAACCTGTTTTGCAAGAGTGGGTTCCAGATCGCGCATCGATCTGGGCAGTTTTCCCAGAAAGAAAGCAGCTGCCGCGTAAGACTCGGTTGTTTGTTGATCATGTGACAGATTGGTTTGCAGACTCAACTAGAGTTTGTTCTCGGACTTGAGGTATTGAGTGATCGCGTCGAGTAACTGGCGGGCTTTCGGACTCTTCTCGCCATACTTTTTCCAGATAGGAAACGCTTTTCGTCGGGCTTCAATGATAGAGTCGTCCGACCATGAAATAACTTCTACTCCCTGTTTTCTTAGTTCTTCAAGATCGGATTTAGCGCGAGCTATGATCATCTTGGGATAGTTCCAGCGCCAAGCCCTCAAAAGCTTGGTGAGAATGGCTTTGTCATTTTCGTTCAAGCTTTGCCACGTTTTGTCTCGCAAAACAAAATCGATCAGTGGCATAGAATGAAAGCCAGGGTAATTGGTATATTTTGCATGTTTGTAGAGGTCGAGCCGCCGGTTTACTGAAACATTGGATGCATCACAGGCATCCACCGCGCCCCGTTTTAATATCTCTCCTACCTCTGGAAGTTCGATGGGCCTGGTGTTAGCACCTAAACTCTGAAAGTAGTCTGAGACGATACCTCGGGGGGTACGAATTGTGAGATTTTTAAAATCGTCTACCGAGCGTAAAGGCACCCGGGATACAATCGATTCGATATTGTTTACAGTATAGCCTACAAGACGCAGATTTTTTTCCTGATAGGCGTCTTCAAGATAGCGAATACCATTGTGCTGTTCCAGCCAGTTTAGATAGCTCAAGGGAGAATCCCAAGCAGCGACCAATGAACCCATCATAGAAAAAACAGGATCGTGGCTCCAGTACTGGGGAGTCATCATAAAGCCATCAATCTCGCCGAACCGGGCGGCATTAAAAGCACCATAAATATCAACCTTAGGCTTGTCTGAACCGTGCAGCTCAATCTTAACCCGACCATTTGTAGCTTGATTAAAGGGCTCGATGACCTGGGATCTGAAATATTCGTAATCCACACCTTGGGAATCCTGATTCGTCTGGATGTGGAGGGTCATGGCTTGCCCAAAATCGATGGGGGAAAGACCACTTAAAAAAAGTAATAGAATCGCCAGATGAGCCTTCAGCGAAAATAGGGGCATGAATCCTCCTTGTGCTTTATCCTACCATCGGATTCCATGAGTCAGTCATGATGAGAAACTCTAGCACGCTGATAATAGCGGCTGTTTGTCACAGAGTTTCAAGGAGCTTTGTGAAGCCCGTTGGTAAGATCAACCACCATGGCCTAAATCGTGCAGGTCAGCTCACGGAAGAGATGACCAATTACGAGGAGACAGGCATTCATGAAATGGATGTTCGCAGCGGTAGTAGCCTTAGGTGTATCGGTAGGCCTTTCGTTATCGTGGTCGGTGCGGGGCATGATGGAGCCAACTGAGAATCTGGTTCGCCGGCCTATCGCTGAATTTAGTCCAGTCTCACTTTTGATCCTGAGTGAATTCTTACTAGACTATCCAGAAGGGCTGCCGTTGATTAAGAAAGCTCTTACTTTGGGGCACGATGTTGGAATCTTAATGAACCAGATTCCGGAAGAGGGGAGCGATCACAAGCTCAAGGACTTTGCCGCAGAGATTGAAAAAGGACGGCTGCAATTGATCCCATTTGCCCATGAATCGATCTGGGTCAGGGACTACTTGGGCATTCAATCGAGTCGCTCCATGATGGGGCATTCAGTGAACGAAATCATCGATTTTCGCTATAAAGAAGACTTTCATGTTGAGGACTTAGGTAGCCATCAGCTGGCTTTAACCTGTCCCCAATCGGTGATTCAAATACCTCTTTCGTTAGACGGGGGTAACTTTCTGAGCAATGGCCAAGACTGCTTTATGGGTGCTGATAGTACATCTTTGATTGTCGACGAGGGGGGCTATCAGGTTCTTATTCAAGCACTCAAAAGTGAAGTCGGTTGCGAGACAGTCTACTACTTTCAAGACCCTCCTCACGAGCATGTTGATATGTATCTGAAAGTCGTAAGCAAGGACGTGGTACTGGTAGCGGAGATCCCAGACTTGATCCTAGAGAAAACCAGCTCCCTCGATCCCGTCACAGCTGAGCGGATCTTGCACTTGGCCCACAAGATGGATGCGGTTGCAGAGCAATTAGAGCATAAGTTTCAGGTAGTTAGGATTGTAACACCCCTTTTTACCAGCGAGGTACTAAGCAGCTACATCAATAGTGTCTTGTTGCAAGATGACATCCTTATGCCGCGATACCAGTTCCCCGATCATCTCGATCAGCTCGGCTTTACGAGAGGCTTGATGACCGAAATAGAAGCAGGGGTTGAAGTTCGGCTGGAAGAGCTGGGTCTTAAGGTTCATTGGATCGATGCAAGCGAAGTGATCAAGGGCGGCGGTGCCCTCCATTGCATCACCTATCAAATCCATCGTGCGGAGCAATCTGTTGCTCATTAGATAAACATTATGACAAAGCACCTAGTGTGCATCGCGATGATGCATTTTAGGACATATGAAGCAATTTACAACACAGCGGCCATCCGGAAATAGGGCAATTGCTAGGGAGAAACTATTGTCAAAAGTGAAACGTCCTGAAGAATTTGGTGCTGAAATCGTCGAAGCCTTACAGGCCTACGGATGGTATGCAGGTGCCGGCTATTTCGAGGCCGACTTATGCCGTGGTCTGAAAGAGGAAGCTCTGGCAATCTACACTAATAGCCAGGGGGATGGGTTTTATCAGGCTCGGGTCGGTGATCGCTTTCAGAACTTAAAGGATACGCGGGTTCGGCAGGATCAGATTCATTGGCTGGACCCGCTACAAGCAAGTCCTTGGCAAAGTATCTATTTGCAACGGTCCTGGGACCTGATGATGGTTTTGAAACGAGCCATGTTCCTACCCATTAATGGCTTTGAGTCGCACTTTGCGATGTATCAATCTGGTGCGTTCTACAAGAAGCATGTGGATAGTTTTCAGGGCAGAAATGCTAGGCTACTCTCTCTCATCGTTTACCTCAACGACGACTGGGGTGAATCTGATGGGGGTCAGCTGCGCATCTATCGGGAAGATAATCCTGAGGTGGAAGCTGCTACCATTCAACCAGAAATGGGTCGTTTTGTGATCTTTCTTAGCGAAACGATTCACCATGAAGTGCTGCCTAGCCATCGGCCAAGGCTATCGCTCACTGGCTGTGAGATTCAATGAAATTGAAGAAGATCCACTTTCCCTCGTCCGTTAAGGGGGATACATTTACTTTGTTGCTACGTTTAGTCCGAATCTGTCATAACCATTGAATCATCTGGGTCTCGTCTGTTTACCCTAGGAGGCGCGACTCTTTTTGATTTTGTTAAGAATCAGAGGCTTCAGATTGTTTTGCATCCCTTTGCTCATAGTACCAATCAGTTTGCGGTTTAACTTATTCTGCTTCATAAGATAATCATGCAATTCTCCGTAGCCTAAGGCCCATCCAGTTGGGTTCACAATGCGGCCTTCAACGATGGCGCGCATGTTCGCATAACACAAGAGCCACTTGTCTGGGCTATTGGAGAAAGTACCGACGACTTTGAAGCCAAAGTGTGAATAAAATTTGTTTAATAGAGCTTCGTTGCAGCTAATAATCACATAGTCATTGCCGCTTTCAAGTGCAATGCGGCCCAGGTGATAGACCATCGTGAGATAAACGTCAGATCCCCGATAATGCTCATCAACATAGCCACGAGAAAACTCTACAAATTTTTCATCGAAGATATAGTCTGGAATTTCAGCCTTATAGTGGAGGTGCTCCACTCTGGATCGCTGGCCATCATTAAACACGACTCGTGCAGTGCTGACGAGCTTATCCTTGTGAAAAATCATTATGTGCCGCGAAAAGGCGTCGTATTTGTCTGCCATCTTATTGGGGTCTGTGATATCGAGACATTCACCCATTCCATGCATCACTTTTAGCCGAAATCGAAAGATCTGATCGAGGTCGGCCTCGTTTTGTGGGTAGCGACATTTAAGGTGAGCCGCCACACTATCAATATGAAAACCATGTCTACGCAACTCCCGAAGGGTGATCTCATCACCGCTATCAAACATCAAGAAGTGGGCTGCTTGTCTCTGGTAGTCATCAATGGAGCTATCGATACGAAGGCCGACTCGTAATTCGTTCTGGGCCACCACTGTAATATGGATGACCTCGGCATCACACTCAATAGCTCCTGTGAAGGGGAACACCACGTGGATCTTAACCTTCATTCCCATAAGCAGGCAACTACCCTGGTTCCGAGCGATCACACCGATGCCATGTGAGGACAGATCCGACACCAGAAAGTTAAGATTGTTTTTAAAAGAGAAGGGATTTTTACAGGTCATGGTGGGGTGAACTCCGTGATCCTGGATCGAATAGCGATATTCACGGGAGTCACTTGCATTACTCTTGATGCGTAGGCCTAAGAGATCGTATTTGGTTCCTCGGATGTCTTTTTCTTCGTAGCGTAGAATGTCACCTTCACCCGTGAAGGTCTGGCCGGCTAGCTGAAAGGACAGTTGTACATGATAGTTTAGCAATGCATTACTCACATTCTGATCTTTATCGAAGAGGATGGCGATCCCCTGGCTGCTGTAGTCGAGAACTAGACCGGTAATTTCGAAATTCTGTCCGTGGCATGTCACCTGAAAGTCTTCTCCAATGTAGATTCGCTCCCGAGATACGGCGCGCTTATCGGAACCTTCTATGGATTCTGCGTGCGGCGACTGTTTTGGTGGTGGTGTGGATTGGGGATCGGCTTTCTTGAAAAAATTTCCCATGGCTGTAGTAAAATCTGAGAGACTAACCTCTTCGTCCGATTTTCGAAGGATGTGGCAGTGATACTTAATCCCATGCTTATCAACAATCTCGTGACTGCCTGAAAATGCATCCAGTAGATTCATGTCATCGATGAGGTTGACAAGATCCTGGGACACCGCAGCTACATTCCGTCCGTACGAATCATAGAAGCCGCTATCGATACCTGTTTCGATTCGATAAGCAGCGTTCACAGCATGACCTTGAGTGTCGAATTGATTGCGGTTGGTGTATTGTTCGATACCATATGTCGTGATACCAAATGTGGCCGAAACTTTGATCTCCAATACGGGCAGGTCCTGTTTACGAAGCTCAGCATTGATGCGGTTGTGCTCTTGAAGCAGTTGTTTGATCGCAGACACGGTGCGGGTGGCAATGACCTTTTCTCGTTCCTTGCATATGAGGAATAGACCACCACAGAAGCGCATATTGTCCCCGGAAGTCTTGATTAGCTCCAGGTGGTGATTCTCCATAACTCGCTGAATTTCTGCAAATGCGAAGATTCTCGCTCGATTGACCAGATCAACCGGAATCGTCGAAGAAATGTGAGAATTCAACTTACCCCAGTCACAGATATCAATCAAAACCGTGGATAGGGAGGACGTTCCCCGGGTCTCGTTCAAAACCTGCCTATAAGAAACACCGCCTTTCATAAGATCGTAGATTTGATCGTAAACAGTGCCAGGGACAAACCGACTAACGAGCTTGTTGACCATGCGATTGAGAACAGCATTGCGATGAATATCATCGATCATTCCAAAGAAGCCACTAATATTAATGACCAAGAAGCCATAGGCGAATGGATAGAAATTTGAGTGGAAAACTTCGGCATAGATACCAACTAGAGAGCTTATGACACAGACAAGATAGGAGTAGAACAGTGGGCTTCGGGTGTTCATCAGTCCGAGAACTGCGATGGAGACGATCACTAGAAGGGGGAAGTAGATGCTAGTTAGAGTGAAAAAAAGTTCATCGCTAGAACCGATGGCGATCGACAGAAGGGCTAGTGGTATGCCGTAGATGACTATAAACGATCGCTTTTGTTGGAGAGCTGCAAGGAGGCGCTGACTTTGTTTACCGGTTTTTATCAAGAAGAAAAGGATAACCGAGTGCCACATGGCTACCTGGAACGCTTGCTGGAACTTGAAAGGAAAGGTCGCTCCCCAGTTGGTGACGGTATAGATATCTGTTGCGAGAGCGATATAGGGAATAGACATAAATATATAGGATACCAAAAGGCTGTTGGCAACTGTTCGGTATTCTCTTATACGAAGAAGCATCAGGGAGAAGCAGCCTAGCAGAAAGCTAAATATGGCGATAGGGTAGTGGACATCATTTAGCAAGCTGTTGTACACACGATATTTGAAGAGATCTTCAGGGTCGTTTGTGATCAGTGGATTCTCTCCGCGAAAGCCTCCAAACTGTCGACTGCCGCGGGCTGTAATAGTAATGGTATTTTGAACGTCTAAAACTGGGCTGGGTACCACGAAAGTTTGATAGCGATAAATATTGCCCACAAATCGATCAGTTCGCCCCCTGTGGAGAACATAAGAATTGATTTTTACTTGGTAGTCTAGCCAATGTGGGGGGAGCACGAGGTATTGGTTTTCCTGGCTAGTCCGTTCTCCTAATCGAAATGTTCCAACGTATCTTATCTCAGGCTCTACAAACTCCTGGGGGAGCTGGCGCCAAGAAAATTGGAATGACAGATCACTTCGTTCATGAGCATTGACGAATACTTTCCAATCGATAAATGGTTGGTCTCCTCCCCATAGAGACCAGCTGCAAAGCAGAATCACCAATACTGCAATGCTTCGGGCAGCTGCCATATGTTGATCGTTCCCTCGATCTAGGAGAGGCTGGCTCCTGTTATTACGACTTTCAGTTCCTTTGGTCCTTCGATCCTTAACGCCTTTTCGCAATATCTTTGAATTTATTTAGCTTAAATTGATATAGGTCAAAAGGGATGGTGCTAGCTCCCTAAAAATGATGAGTGTAACATATTTTGTATTAAGAAATATTTACCTGAAGCTTTCGAGGCAGTCCTCCCCAGAGTGCGTTAGATTACCAATAAAATGGGGGTTTTTATGCTTGAGTTTATTACCCTTCCGTAAAAATAATCATAAAAAACAGTCTAAAAACTAATAAAATTGCGTATTGCGGGTTGGGTTAAGGTTACTTAATCTGGAACACGTGACAATTAATTGTTTTGAGAGAAAGGAATGTCTTATGTCAGATGAAAATTACGATCACTTGGTATCCGCAATCGAGAATATTGCTGAAGGGCTTCAGAAATTAGCTCTTTTATCGATGGATTTAAAGGAAAAACTTGATGCGCAAATCGCTCATCAAGAGAAGAGTTATCCTACTATTTAGTATGTTTAATGCCGCCGGATCGCAGTTATTGCCGGCTAAGGAGCGAGCACTAGGAGGCGCGCGATCCTACTCCTAGTCCCTCTCAGAAAAGTACTGAACCCTTACTCAATTGATAGGTAAACGCCTGCCATATATCACCGATATCTAAGCGAATGGCCCATGCTGAATCTTGGGTAATATACCTAGAGGTATTTATTGCGCTGGTATCTCCTTGTACTCATAGTTGTAGGTAAGCTGATTCATGCTCAGATTGCTTCAGCGAGAGACAACTCGAAGCTCTTCGAACAGGTTATTGGTTTGGAGGGTGAAATCTTTGGCGACCCCGGAAAGCTTATCTATAAAATTGAGCCACTTCTATCGGAGGCTAAAACAGCTGATCGCAAGGCATGGTTTCGAGGCCAGATCATCAAAATTCGCTGCTTGCTTTTTCTGGGACGAAGCGCTGAAGGGCAAACCCTCGCAAAAGAACTGATCGAAAATGATGATTTGTTTCGCTATCCAGAAGAATTGGCTTGGGCTACGGCAGTTCTGGGCGTGAGCTTTCAGCTAAGGGGAAAAGCAGAAGAAGCGAGGAAACAGCTTGAGCGGTCCGTAGAGCTTGCCAAGTTGGGTCCCTATTCAAAATCCATGGGCTATGCATATAGTCAACTAGCAATCTTATATTATGAAACTGGGAAAATTGCTGAGTCCATAAGAAGTTCAAAGCTGGCCTACCAGCAGCTTGAATCCGATCGAGGGGACCTTTACTACTACACCTTAAACAATACAGCATTGCCGTACTCTCGATCAGGAGACACGGAAACCGTGCAAAAAATATTGTTTGAAGCCCTCGAATACTTCGAGAGTAGTGATCGCACGTTCTTTACGGGGCTTTTGCTTTATAACATTGCTGATACCATTCGACGGAATGATCCCAAAAAATCTCTAAAGTACTTTGACAAGGCTTTTGCAACTGCCAAATCCATTGATGACAAACTAGATATGGCCTATGTACGAAAGGGTAAGGGCTTAGCCTTGATCGCTCTTAAGGAGCATGAGGCTGCTACAGAAAATCTCAGAGACTCCATTAGGCTATTTAGGTTGCTGGACAATCGGGTTATGAGTGCCAGAACGGCAATTAGTCTTGCGGAAGCACTTTTTAATCTTAGGGAATTCGATGCTGTTCTAGAGTCACTCTCCACGGCAGAAGAGTTTTTTAAGGATGAAAATGAATACCTTTTGGATCGAGTGAACATCTATCGCTTAAAGCACGAAGCCTATGCCCAGCAGGGTATGTTTGAGGCTGCTTATGATGCATCGCTTAAGCATCGAAAAAGTTACGAGATCTATGCAGACGTCAACCGGCAGGAACAAGAAATCAAGTATCGGACCACCTATGACGTAGATCGAGAAAGGGCTGAACGTACAATTCTAGAGAAAGAGAATGAGAAACAATCGATCTTAATCTATGCCATCGGTTCAATCCTGGGGATCGTGTCGTTATCTTGGTACCAGCTGAGGCGTCGGTCTAAGGTGATCAAAAGCCAAAATCGCAAGATTGAAAACATCATCACTCACATGGTCCATGGGATTATCTTAGTGAAATCTGATCTCAGTATTGACAATGATTTTTCCCCCACTACCTTGGATCTTTTGGGGTTGGAATGTGGCCAGTCGATCAAAACTCTATATGATGTGCTCGATGCTATAGATTTGAGTGCTGGCAGAAAGAGTACGGTGATCAATGTTTTTAAAATGGCTATGGGAGGTGACTACTTTCAGTGGCAACTTAACAGTGATCAGCTTTTTAATCGTTGTTACAATAAGGGTGGTAAAAAACTACTAGATTTTATCTGGAGTCCTATACCCGGAAGCGATGGCACCTGTAAGCAGATCGTTATTGTCTTCAAAGATGTTACAGATCAAGTCATGCTGGAACTGC
This DNA window, taken from Pseudobacteriovorax antillogorgiicola, encodes the following:
- a CDS encoding agmatine deiminase family protein, translating into MKWMFAAVVALGVSVGLSLSWSVRGMMEPTENLVRRPIAEFSPVSLLILSEFLLDYPEGLPLIKKALTLGHDVGILMNQIPEEGSDHKLKDFAAEIEKGRLQLIPFAHESIWVRDYLGIQSSRSMMGHSVNEIIDFRYKEDFHVEDLGSHQLALTCPQSVIQIPLSLDGGNFLSNGQDCFMGADSTSLIVDEGGYQVLIQALKSEVGCETVYYFQDPPHEHVDMYLKVVSKDVVLVAEIPDLILEKTSSLDPVTAERILHLAHKMDAVAEQLEHKFQVVRIVTPLFTSEVLSSYINSVLLQDDILMPRYQFPDHLDQLGFTRGLMTEIEAGVEVRLEELGLKVHWIDASEVIKGGGALHCITYQIHRAEQSVAH
- a CDS encoding PilZ domain-containing protein, producing MAAARSIAVLVILLCSWSLWGGDQPFIDWKVFVNAHERSDLSFQFSWRQLPQEFVEPEIRYVGTFRLGERTSQENQYLVLPPHWLDYQVKINSYVLHRGRTDRFVGNIYRYQTFVVPSPVLDVQNTITITARGSRQFGGFRGENPLITNDPEDLFKYRVYNSLLNDVHYPIAIFSFLLGCFSLMLLRIREYRTVANSLLVSYIFMSIPYIALATDIYTVTNWGATFPFKFQQAFQVAMWHSVILFFLIKTGKQSQRLLAALQQKRSFIVIYGIPLALLSIAIGSSDELFFTLTSIYFPLLVIVSIAVLGLMNTRSPLFYSYLVCVISSLVGIYAEVFHSNFYPFAYGFLVINISGFFGMIDDIHRNAVLNRMVNKLVSRFVPGTVYDQIYDLMKGGVSYRQVLNETRGTSSLSTVLIDICDWGKLNSHISSTIPVDLVNRARIFAFAEIQRVMENHHLELIKTSGDNMRFCGGLFLICKEREKVIATRTVSAIKQLLQEHNRINAELRKQDLPVLEIKVSATFGITTYGIEQYTNRNQFDTQGHAVNAAYRIETGIDSGFYDSYGRNVAAVSQDLVNLIDDMNLLDAFSGSHEIVDKHGIKYHCHILRKSDEEVSLSDFTTAMGNFFKKADPQSTPPPKQSPHAESIEGSDKRAVSRERIYIGEDFQVTCHGQNFEITGLVLDYSSQGIAILFDKDQNVSNALLNYHVQLSFQLAGQTFTGEGDILRYEEKDIRGTKYDLLGLRIKSNASDSREYRYSIQDHGVHPTMTCKNPFSFKNNLNFLVSDLSSHGIGVIARNQGSCLLMGMKVKIHVVFPFTGAIECDAEVIHITVVAQNELRVGLRIDSSIDDYQRQAAHFLMFDSGDEITLRELRRHGFHIDSVAAHLKCRYPQNEADLDQIFRFRLKVMHGMGECLDITDPNKMADKYDAFSRHIMIFHKDKLVSTARVVFNDGQRSRVEHLHYKAEIPDYIFDEKFVEFSRGYVDEHYRGSDVYLTMVYHLGRIALESGNDYVIISCNEALLNKFYSHFGFKVVGTFSNSPDKWLLCYANMRAIVEGRIVNPTGWALGYGELHDYLMKQNKLNRKLIGTMSKGMQNNLKPLILNKIKKSRAS
- a CDS encoding 2OG-Fe(II) oxygenase encodes the protein MKRPEEFGAEIVEALQAYGWYAGAGYFEADLCRGLKEEALAIYTNSQGDGFYQARVGDRFQNLKDTRVRQDQIHWLDPLQASPWQSIYLQRSWDLMMVLKRAMFLPINGFESHFAMYQSGAFYKKHVDSFQGRNARLLSLIVYLNDDWGESDGGQLRIYREDNPEVEAATIQPEMGRFVIFLSETIHHEVLPSHRPRLSLTGCEIQ
- a CDS encoding ATP-binding protein, with the protein product MRWYLLVLIVVGKLIHAQIASARDNSKLFEQVIGLEGEIFGDPGKLIYKIEPLLSEAKTADRKAWFRGQIIKIRCLLFLGRSAEGQTLAKELIENDDLFRYPEELAWATAVLGVSFQLRGKAEEARKQLERSVELAKLGPYSKSMGYAYSQLAILYYETGKIAESIRSSKLAYQQLESDRGDLYYYTLNNTALPYSRSGDTETVQKILFEALEYFESSDRTFFTGLLLYNIADTIRRNDPKKSLKYFDKAFATAKSIDDKLDMAYVRKGKGLALIALKEHEAATENLRDSIRLFRLLDNRVMSARTAISLAEALFNLREFDAVLESLSTAEEFFKDENEYLLDRVNIYRLKHEAYAQQGMFEAAYDASLKHRKSYEIYADVNRQEQEIKYRTTYDVDRERAERTILEKENEKQSILIYAIGSILGIVSLSWYQLRRRSKVIKSQNRKIENIITHMVHGIILVKSDLSIDNDFSPTTLDLLGLECGQSIKTLYDVLDAIDLSAGRKSTVINVFKMAMGGDYFQWQLNSDQLFNRCYNKGGKKLLDFIWSPIPGSDGTCKQIVIVFKDVTDQVMLELQVKEEVENQSIILNLANAYITSPERLEDFLSQFERLIDGMRQWRLQENRKSQVILALHTVKGNARVLGITDIADLIHDQETIIASLGGFEPSLIDDIIERLDVIVKKYQRQYHVLFKQKDSRNFVPQFKVYRDIIDLTLSQFSYLEQKQLSLGALDIQCELEHANPQLVRDIQNVFLHGLANAIDHGFVEPLKRGEDAPRLIHLCFECLQKGETLLLGLRDNGVGIDDQRVRELCDRTGFKPEEGGSIRDVLLLNAVSTAQGVSKTSGRGAGTAVVKEIADRYNGRIRFLDNTPQGTYLLIELDISQTKLQSRIA
- a CDS encoding LysR family transcriptional regulator gives rise to the protein MEQWNGVLELLAAVDQGTLSKAAKHLGVSPSHVTKRIQGLEERLGIKLLARSTRSLNLTEIGEQYYATMKPLVNSLEDQNRYFTELQNGERGILKISAPLGVGEDLLMESITEFSNRYPNIQLTLDFSTRTINLIEEKFDLALRLSSRLDGGMVAKKVLETQYHLLASPEYFSKMGRPQDPSELSEHLGLAFSQPDSNKPIQWQFASPESGERFNVGITAKIRSNSVKSLVRGAIKGAGIIYASRFFVEDALRDGLLEPVLQEWVPDRASIWAVFPERKQLPRKTRLFVDHVTDWFADSTRVCSRT
- the dctP gene encoding TRAP transporter substrate-binding protein DctP, producing MPLFSLKAHLAILLLFLSGLSPIDFGQAMTLHIQTNQDSQGVDYEYFRSQVIEPFNQATNGRVKIELHGSDKPKVDIYGAFNAARFGEIDGFMMTPQYWSHDPVFSMMGSLVAAWDSPLSYLNWLEQHNGIRYLEDAYQEKNLRLVGYTVNNIESIVSRVPLRSVDDFKNLTIRTPRGIVSDYFQSLGANTRPIELPEVGEILKRGAVDACDASNVSVNRRLDLYKHAKYTNYPGFHSMPLIDFVLRDKTWQSLNENDKAILTKLLRAWRWNYPKMIIARAKSDLEELRKQGVEVISWSDDSIIEARRKAFPIWKKYGEKSPKARQLLDAITQYLKSENKL